In Polaribacter sp. L3A8, a genomic segment contains:
- a CDS encoding alanine dehydrogenase yields the protein MSSFSPFSKEELLPQEEMLEIKRQKGELFIGLPKETYLGEKRVCLTPDAVSALCAHGHRIVVETGAGDNANYADREYSEAGAKISYDVEEAFKCNIVLKVAPPTEREIEYINPQTILISSLQLKTQNKNYFECLAKKRITAVAFDYIKDDHNTYPIVKSLSEIAGTASVLIAAELMSGINKGNGLLLGNIGGVPPSSVVIFGAGTVGEYAAKTAIGLGARVKVFDNSISKLRKLQDCLNSPIYTSTLQPKSVAKALMRADVAIGAIRGKNRSPICATEEMVETMKEGAVIIDVSIDRGGCFETSNVTTHKTPTFIKHGVVHYCVPNIPARYARTASLSISNIFTPYLLNIAEEGGFENAARFDKSLRNGMYFYHGILTNRTVADWFDLPFRDINLLIL from the coding sequence ACAAGAAGAAATGTTAGAAATTAAAAGACAAAAAGGAGAACTTTTTATAGGCCTACCTAAAGAAACTTATTTAGGCGAAAAGCGTGTTTGCTTAACACCAGATGCTGTTTCTGCTTTATGCGCTCATGGGCATAGAATAGTTGTAGAAACAGGTGCTGGAGACAATGCAAATTATGCCGATAGAGAATACTCTGAAGCAGGTGCAAAAATTTCTTACGATGTAGAAGAAGCTTTTAAATGTAATATTGTTTTAAAAGTAGCGCCACCAACAGAAAGAGAAATAGAATATATAAATCCTCAAACGATTCTAATTTCTTCTTTACAATTAAAAACTCAGAACAAAAATTATTTTGAATGTCTCGCAAAAAAACGAATTACAGCAGTGGCTTTCGATTATATAAAAGATGACCACAACACCTATCCTATTGTAAAATCTTTAAGTGAAATTGCAGGTACAGCCTCTGTATTAATTGCCGCAGAATTAATGAGCGGAATTAATAAAGGTAATGGCCTATTATTAGGCAACATAGGTGGTGTTCCGCCTTCTAGTGTTGTTATTTTCGGTGCAGGAACGGTTGGAGAATATGCTGCAAAAACAGCAATTGGATTAGGAGCAAGAGTAAAAGTTTTTGACAATTCTATTAGTAAATTACGTAAATTACAAGATTGCCTTAATTCACCAATTTACACATCTACCTTACAACCAAAGTCTGTTGCAAAAGCATTAATGCGTGCCGATGTTGCTATTGGAGCCATTAGAGGTAAAAATAGATCGCCCATTTGTGCTACCGAAGAAATGGTAGAAACGATGAAAGAAGGTGCTGTAATTATTGATGTAAGTATAGATAGAGGTGGTTGTTTTGAAACCTCTAATGTAACTACACATAAAACACCTACATTTATAAAACACGGAGTTGTACATTATTGCGTACCTAATATTCCTGCCCGTTATGCAAGAACAGCTTCTTTGTCTATTAGTAATATTTTTACGCCTTATTTATTAAATATTGCAGAAGAAGGTGGTTTTGAAAACGCTGCCCGTTTTGATAAAAGTTTACGAAACGGAATGTATTTTTATCACGGAATTCTAACAAACAGAACTGTTGCAGATTGGTTCGATTTACCTTTTAGAGATATTAACTTATTAATTCTTTAA